In the genome of Dehalococcoidales bacterium, the window CCTGGGAAAGAAAGATGATGCCGATGCCTAGCGCCCCCAGCAGCGCCGCCCCGAAGGTGATGGGTTTTCTGCCTATCTTGTCGGCGAAGTAGCCGGCTGGCCAGACCACTATCAGCATCCCCACCACCGCAACCACTAAAAACCGGGCGGTGGCCTCGGCGGGGTTCTCCACCCCGATGACGTCCCTAAGGTAATATAAAGCGAACTGCTGGATGGTGGTGAAGGCCATGTTCACTAGCAGGCGTGAAGCCAGATACCATACCAGGTCGCGGTGGGCGTAAACATCCCTGGCGGTGCGCCATAAAGAAGCGAACAGGGGAGCCTCTGTCCCTCCGTTGCGGTACGGCGTTTCTTTGACCGTTACCAGAGTGGTGGCGAGCGTGCCCAGCAGCAGAACCGCCAGTATCCCCAGCACCAGCCACAGCCATTGGCTGCCTTCCCCGGCGGCATAATGGTCGATGAAAATGCTGGAGACATATACCAGGGCCGCCCCGCCTACTATCTCCAGCAGGGCTTTGACGCCGGAAGCCATCCCGCGCTTGTCCGGCGGCGCCATGTCCGGAATCAGCGCCTGGTAAGGCCCCTGCGCTACGTTACCGGCGGCTTGCAGTAAACAGTACACGATAAAAAGCCCGGCGAAGCCCGCCGCCCACCCCACCCCCGGTAGTATCAGCACTGCGGCTATCCCCCCGATTAATATATAGGGTCGCCGCCGGCCCCATTTGGAG includes:
- a CDS encoding MFS transporter is translated as MSNVNSVPFRRRDYLKITIFGFAITALWQSLHSIVLPQRLLDFVPEAQKNTYLGLMTLSGLLLAMFVQPIAGAFSDRSRSKWGRRRPYILIGGIAAVLILPGVGWAAGFAGLFIVYCLLQAAGNVAQGPYQALIPDMAPPDKRGMASGVKALLEIVGGAALVYVSSIFIDHYAAGEGSQWLWLVLGILAVLLLGTLATTLVTVKETPYRNGGTEAPLFASLWRTARDVYAHRDLVWYLASRLLVNMAFTTIQQFALYYLRDVIGVENPAEATARFLVVAVVGMLIVVWPAGYFADKIGRKPITFGAALLGALGIGIIFLSQEYNTILWAAGIIGMAMGAFNSANWALATDLAVKGEEARYLASPTWLRRAERRWPGR